TTAGTTAGTATCCATAATCAAGATCAAGTTAATAATTTCATAATATTTCTATGTAACTATTGAATAAGTAACCAACTTCCTATAAAATCACTTGAAAATATTTTAAACAACCGTTTAATACTTCTTTTAAATAACTATTGAAAACAATTTCACTTGGGACTTTTTAAATGATAACCATCAAAATAAAGCAATTCTTGGCTGAAAATATAGAAATCTATAATAATAACGATTGACATAGAATGTTATACAGTGAAATACATTTGAATTAAATGAAATTGATATAGATTTGTTTTAGTTATTAGACTGTGTTAATGTACCAACCGTAGAAGTGAAAATATGAACGGAAGCAGATCCAGTCTGTTATATATTATAGTAGTTATTAATTGCGTTAATTATCCTTTTAAGATTATTAAGAATATATAAACAGAACTTAAATCAATTATAGAGAAAATTGGATTACAAGATAAGAAAATTGTGGAAGGGGATAGAATGGTAGATAAAGATGAAATGAAAGAGAAAATGGGTGACATCAAATCTAGTGTTTCTGATAAAAAAGATGATGTTAATGATAGTATAAACGAAATGAAGGAAAATGCCCAAGATAAATCTGATGAAATGAAAGAGAAAATGGGTGACATTAAATCTAGTGTTTCTGATAAAAAAGATGATGTTGCTGATAGTGTAAATGAAATGAAGGAAAATGCCCAAGATAAATCTGATGAAATGCAAGAAGAAGTTGGGAAAAAGAGGACGCAGGCAGAGAAGTTGTTGAATGACATAATGAATGCTATTAAAGTTAAGCAAGTAGAAGTTGGAAAAACTCTATCTGATTACACAACAGCTCTCCAAAAACCACCAGCAGACATTATGGAAACCAATGATAGTATAATACTAAAAATAGACCTTCCTGCTGTGAAAAAGGAGAACATTGAAATTGGAATTGCAGGTGAAAGTATAGATATCATGGCAAAGTTTGAAGAGGAAAGTGAAGATGAAGACATCGATTACATCCAAAAAGAAAGGAGTTACGGCGAAACAAAGAGAACAATAAAACTTCCTTCTGAAATAAAGGTTAAAGAAGCATCAGCTAAATTCCAAGATTCTGTTTTAACCATTAAACTGCCTAAAATAGAAAAAGAAATACATAAAATTGATATTAACTAAATAATTTCTTTTTATGGAGGATAATTTATATGGTAAGTGTTGGAGCGATAGTTGAAGGTTTTATTTTAGCAATTATAATTACAGTAGTACTATAAATTTTGGGTGTAGGATCAGTTATTGGATTGCCAGTTGCAATATTTGGTTTTCTACTCGCAGGTATAATCGTTGGATACATATCATATGGTGACATTATTGATGGTGTGATTAACGGAGCACTTATGGGAGTTGCAGGTGCAATAATCTTATGGATACTAAGCTTATTCAAAGGTCAGATAGCTGCATTCTCTTCACAATTATCAACTTATGTCCCATTAAACTCAGCACCAGAATTAATACTGGTAATAGTCGCAGGCGCAATAGGCGGTTTAATCGGCTCTCTAATATTATTATTAAACCGCAGAAACCGCAGAAACTATGGTGACACAAGGGACGGAGATCGAAGAGATGAAAGAAGAGATGATGATCGAAGGGATGATAGGGATAGGAGAGATTAAGACACATTTATGGTGAAATAAGTCAAAAGTGAATATAGGAGTGATAGGAGATGAATAGCATTCTCTATTATATTATCGTCATAATTATTATTGTAGTTGTTTTAAGATTTTTAGGGATTTTTTAGGGATAACGAGAGTTATCCCCTGTGTTTATGCCATAAACATAAAGAACATTCAAATATGATAAAAAAAGTTTTATAAATTTCAGATAGGCTCTTGATTGATAACTAAAAAAGGTATAAAATGAATAAAAAAATTGATATACTGCTTATAAATCCTTACGATGAAAATGCATTAAAAAATTCACTTGGTTTCATAACCCCACCCACAAATCTTATGTACCTGGCATCATCACTTGAGAAAGAATCTTACTCAGTCAAAATTGTAGATGATGATCTTCTCCAGATGGGCTACGAAAAGGTTTCTGAACTGGCAGAAAAGCTCAATCCACAAATAGTAGGTGTTACAGCAACCACATCTACTATAAAAAGCGCCTTGAAATACGTGGAACTAGTCAAAAACATTCTACCCAATTCATTAACTGTAATAGGTGGACCCCACACTACTTTCATGCCATATGAAACCTTAAAAAATTCAGAAAACCTAGATGTAGTAGTTATAGGTGAGGGAGAAGAAACAATGGTAGATTTAGCCAACCATTCCACCGAAACTATCCAAGATCTTGACGACATTAAGGGAATTGTTTACAGGGATTTAAAGAATGGAAATTTTAAAACTACACAAAAACGGCCTTTGATAAAGGATCTTGACGCATTACCGTTCCCTGCAAGACATCTTGTACCCTTTGATTCATATGGTGCTTCTAAAGAACAGACTGGTGGAATAATAACCAGCAGAGGTTGTGTGTACAACTGTAACTACTGCTCATCATCATTAATCATGGGTAAAAAGTTCCGCTCACGCAGTCCAGACAATGTAGTGGACGAAATTGAAGAATTAATAAACCAATACCAAATAAGAGATATAAGATTCATGGACGACACATTCATGCTCAACAAAAGAAGAGCTAACGATATAGCAAATGAAATCAAAGCCAGAGATCTAGATTTAAGCTTCGTTGCATCATCCCGAGTTGACAGTGTAGACCAAAATTTACTTCAAAATCTCAAAAGTGCAGGATTAAAAACAATCTACTACGGTGTAGAATCAGGGTCACAACGTATACTGGACCTTATGAAAAAGGGTATAACATTAAAACAAGCTGAAGATGCAGTTAAAAGTGCTAAAAATGTGGATCTAGAAGTTTTAACCTCTTTCATTCTAGGATATCCTGGAGAAACCGAAGAAGATATGAATAAGACCATAGATTTCTCAACAAAACTTGACTCAGACTACTCACAATATTCTATACTTACACCATTCCCTGGAACACCTATCTACAATGAACTCAAAGAAAAAAATTTAATAGACAATGATGACTGGGATGAATACACAGTACTCAAACCAGTTTTGAAATATGATGAAATGGGTTTAAACAAGAAGATGGTGGAAAGAAAACTGGCCATGGCATATTTAAAATTTTATGCAAGACCACGATATCTCATGAACCATCGTCACATGTTCAAGGTTATGTTCAAAACAGTTATGCGAAGTTTTATACTCCCAAAACTCATGGGAGGCACCGGTAAAGGTTGGTATCAAAACTTAAACAACAACACATCATCAAAATAGAAAATATAAATATAATATTAGGAATTAGGAATGTAAAACATATTATGGAGGAATTTTTATGAGTGAAAAAACAGGTGAAATTAAAGGAAAAGCTAAAGAAATGAAAGGAGAAATAAAAGGAAAAGCTAAAGAAATGAAAGGAGAAATAAAAGGAAAAGTCAAAGAGATGGAAGGAGAAATAAAGGGAAAAGCTAAAGAAGCCGAAGGTAAAAATAAAAGATAAAATTAGGAGACGCAGTGAATATTTATTAAAAATTTTATTAATATATTATCTTCTTAATCATAATAAAAATAATGGAGGATGAAGATGGTTTATGTAAGATGGAATACTGTAATAATTGGTGTAGTAATTGCAATAATTCTTGGTTTTGTCCTTGGTTTGATATCAGCATCGGGAGCATTCATAGGATTCTTAATAGCTACTATATATGTTGGTTACATGGTAGGCGGGGACTATGTAAATGGAGCTATACATGGGGCGCTTGTTGGTATCGTTGCAGCAATAGTATTATTTATACTTGCTTTAATTGGATTTGGAGTTGGAGCAGGTTTAACGGATATAATCATTCTTGCAATTATCGGTGCAATAGGTGGAGTAATAGGAGTTTTAATAGGAGGTAGGGGTAGAGGCAGATTCTAAAACCCCGAAATTAATTCCTAATTCTTTTGTAAAGCAATAGAACTTTCAATTACAAAATTTATTCCAAATTCAATCTTTTTTATTCACTTTTGCTTTTATACAATCGTATTATTATTTTTAATCGTCTGTAAAAAGTTTCCAACCGTTTTTAACTAATTCTTGGATATATTGGTCAAGATGGTCTACAACAGATCCATCTGCTTTCTTTAAATGTATTTTAACAAACCCTTTTGAGGGATAAGAAAAGGTTCTTCTTATTACTTCGTATTTTTTATCATCTAAGATTAACCAGTCTCCAGAAACAGGATAATCAAGTAATTCTATGGTTTTTGCCAAATATTTGTTTTCATCAAAGACTAATACTAATCCTACTTTTACCATTACAACCACCTCTGATTTAATTCAAACTCCCCTCTATAATCTTGTTTCATCTACTGTCAAACCATACAATTCATAAACTAATTTATCTGTAGCATCTAAAATTTTCTTAAAATCAATCCATTTTTTTCATTAGTCTGACTGGTAATGTGATTATGTTGTTGAGACATTAACTAATTTTATTGAGTATTCGTTCTGTTTCCAGTTATGGTAAGTTCGGTGTATAAGATAGGATGGGGAGTTTTTTTTGACAGATTATGTAATGGGGAAAAGTCTTCGCCGTATCACCACAAATCAAATACCGACATATAAGTCAATGAAGCTTATAAGAAACTTCCATGAACATCACGACATTCATCAAAAACTAAAAATGGAAAAAATAAAGAGTAAATCTACCCAAAAATAAATTTTTTTGCCAATTAAAAATTTATTGTTAAAAAAATGGACCTAATTTCAATTCTATAATTTTTTGGTTGAAAAACGTAGCAAAATCTTGTTTAGTTTCTTCTATTAATGTATCTACAATTTCATCGTTTAGATATGTAGGGTAGTCGAATTCAATTGTTATGGCAAAATAAGTTTTATCACCCTTTTCTATTGCTTTACTAAAATAAGTTTTTGCATTTGGATTTTCGATATTCCAAACTTTTAAATATTCCTCAAGCATTGCAAAATTCTCACCAAAGCTTTTCTCTATTGAAAAATATATAAACCACCTAGCTTCAAAAGGTACATCTTTAACTAATTCCGCATGTTCATATTTTAAAACAATATCTACCATTTTTACCACATCTTTGATCCTGTTTAATTTAATAAATAATGTTATAATACAATTATGAATTTTAAAGTAGATATAAATAATTTTAATATATCCCTAGTGAAGATTTTTAATTTCAAGTTGGTTTAAAGAAAAATAAATAAATGAGTTAAAAATATTACATAATGTTATTTTTCAATTCTTAAATTAACAGCAGCTATGATTAAATGACACAATCAATATCTAACTATATGAATAAATGTATGTATATATGAGTAAAACAATCCATTTATATATAATGCATTTGTGTGTGCTTGAACTATAGCAACCAATCAATAGAAGTTCCATTACTGTTGAGGCATGTTAATGATTCCTGTTTTGAAACCTGCTTCACTGAATTTCTTCATTATTTTGAGTCGTTTAATTGGACTAGGTGCACCAGGTTCCAATATCTTGGCAATTTTTTCATTTAATGTTGAAAAGGAAAAAGATAAAATGATACCTGAATCCAATTTATTTTCAAGTCCAGTTGGCAAAATTGCAACATCTTTAATCCCATGGAAGATTTCTATATCCCTTAATACTAATGTGGATTTAGTGAGTATATGAAGTGGGAATCTGTAACGTTTTATCAAGCCCAATATTTCACTTGTTAATTTTAGTTCTGTTTCTAGGGTAGGATAGGGATCAGCAGATGATCCAAGGACTATAAAACCCCTTTCATTTTTTCTTATACAATTTTTTAATTGTTTTTTTAGGATGGGCACAGCATTAGACTTAGCTGACACAATGGTTCCATGGTCACCCCCATATTTACTACCACGTGTGTAGCAATAAATGCAACCCATTGAACAGCCAGCATATGGATTGAGAGTATAATCCCCTAAAAACCAATGATCACGTTTTTTATGTTTGTTAAGTAGTGATTTTACTCTTACTTCATTCACCAATTTATTCACCTATACCCTTATCAACAACTAATTTATATTATTATAATAACCAGAATATTATTTTAAAATTATCTATTATTAAGGAAAGTGAATAAATGGAAATTCAAAATTTAATGCAAGAAATCAGAGAAAATGCCCTTGATAAAATGGAGAAAAGATCCCCTAAGGATCTTGCTGCATGCTGGTCCGGGGAAGACATTCTATACTCTGGAAAAGGTAACGCTATTTTTATAGTTCTACCCACCCAAGGATGTGCATGGGCAGTTTCAGGATCTGGAGGCTGTACAATGTGCAGTTACGTTGCAGATTCTCCTCTTGAAAATGTAGATGCTGATGAATTGATAGACATATTTAAAAATTCAATTGGACGACAAGAGATAAAGGAAAAAGCAGTAGTGAAAATATTCGTTTCCGGAAGTTTCCTTAATCCTGATGAAGTACCGATAAAAGCCAGAAATGAAATTTTAAAATTTCTTAAAAATGAAGAATATGTTGAAGAGGTAGTTGTTGAATCTAGACCAGAATTTATCACTGCAGAAGTACTAAAAGAATGTTGTGAATCTCTTGGAAATAAGATATTTGAGATTGGTATCGGTCTTGAAACATCCAGTGAATATACCCGGGAAGAAAAGATCAACAAAGGTTTCTCTAAGGAAGATTTTGAAAGGGCTGTTAAAACTATTAGAACAACAACATTAGATTGTAATGTAAAAGCCAAAGCATATCTCTTTGTTAAACCCATATTAACATCAGAAAAAATTGCAATAGAAGAAGCAGTTAAATCAGCAGAATATGCAGAATCTGTTGGTGTAAGTAGGATATCATTTTGCCCTGCAACTATCCACAAAGATACTTTGATGGAACTTTTATGGAAGGGCGGATCCTACCAGCCGCCATGGATATGGAGTATAATGGAAATCATAAAACGGGTCAGGAAATCCTTAAATATTCCCATAATTATGGATACTGCAGGTTTTGGAAGTAGAAGAGGCCCGTATAATTGTAAAAAATGCAATTCACGTTTAAAAAGTATGATAATTGAATCGAATCTCAATCAGAGTATTCCTGAAGATTTTGAATGTGAATGTAAGGATAAATGGCGAACTGAGATTGAATTTTGTGATATTACAAGATCAACTACCAATTTGGTTCGTAAAAAATAATTATCTAATATATATTTTTTAATAATCCAAATTTTTGAAATATTATTTTAAATAAAAAATTTGTTCAATATCAAAAGAATGAAATCCTTTAAAGACTGGTACACCAATGGAAAATAATGATCTTAAAGTAAATGTAACTTCATCAAATGGTTTAATGGAATTTTTAACCGAATTAGGTAAGGCTTTGACAGCTTCTGGAATTTCTGTGGTGGATATTACATCAATTCTGGAAAAAATTGCACAAGCTTATGATGCAAAGGCTGAAATCCTTGTGTTTCCCACCATGTTACTTCTGAAAATTGGTGAACAGGAATCAGCACCATTAAATGCTGCTATTCAAAAACCTGGACTTTTACCATTAAATCAGGTTTCAGAAATTTACGACTTGATATACCTGGCAGAAGCCGGGAAAATTTCTCCAATTGAAGGTAAAAAATGCTTAAGAAAAATACTTTCTGAAAAACATAAATTTGGACCTTTAGGTATACTATTTGGATATATTTTATTTTCAATGGGCATTGGAATGCTACTCCAACCCACACCAGAACAGTTGATAGTTTCAGGAGTTCTTGGAGCAATAGTAGGAATTTTATTAATATTTAGTCGTGGTCGAACTAGATTTTTACTTATACTCCCTGTTGTTGCGGCTCTGATTGTTACTTCTCTCTCTATTTTGGGTGTTAAATATGGATTGGTTACAGGTTCTGTTGCAATGTTATTGCCTGCATTAGCCTATTTCCTTCCAGGTGCTACTCTAACAACAGGAATGTTCGAACTGGCTTATGGTGAGATTATATCCGGTGCAAGCAGAGTAATATACGGAACTGCAATACTGTTTCTGATACTTTTTGGAGTACTTGTTGGTATACAAATTACAGGAATTTCCCAACAAAATTTTCTGGTAACCAACCCGCTAAATGCATTAGGATGGTGGGCACCATATTTAGGAGTTTTTATATTTGCAATGGGAATGTATCTTTTCATGTCAATAAAAAATAAAGACTTGCCTTGGGTCATACTAATATTGTACATAGCATTTTTTGGCCAACAAGCTGGAAATCACTTTGTAGGAGGCGTATTTGGAGCTTTTTCAGGATCGCTTTTAATGACAATTAGTGGAACTATAATTGAAAGACTGGATCATAAAACACCAAGTATTGTTTCAATAATGCCAGCATTCTGGATACTTGTACCTGGTGCACTGGGATTTATGAGCCTAGCAACTTTAGTTAGTCAAAATTATTTCACAGCCATAACAGATGGGATAATGGTTGCAATGACCATCGTGGCTATTTCACTTGGGCTTTTGATAGGTGCTGTTATAACAGAACCATTGAAAGAAATGGAAATAATATAAATTCATTACTATAATTTAGAATATGCATAAAATCAAAAAAAGACTAATAATTGTATTTAATAATAAATATTTAAAACAATGAATTAAATTTAATCCTGAGGCAAATATTATGGAAAATTATAATGTTCCAATGACCACCAAACGTATTGAAACTTTGGTAGATGGTATATTTGCCATTGCAATGACATTATTAGTTTTAAGTCTTAATGTACCACAATTAATTTATCCTGCCACAGATATTGCTGTAATACATAGTCTTTCTGCAATGCTTCAATAATTTTTTATTTATTTCATGAGTTTTATCTTATTAGCATTATTCTGGAGAATAAATCACACACAGTTTTATTTTATAAAAAAAGCTAATCAAACCATTTTATGGATAAATATCATATGGTTAAGTTTAATTGCATTGGTCCATTTTCAACAAACTTGGTGGGTAGTTATGGCTATCTAAAAGTTCCAATAATATTTTTGATTTAAATTTATTTTTTATCGGTGTTTTATTTAGTTTGAACTGGTATTATGCCGATAAAAAAAATTTCCTTGATAAGAATGCTGATAAAAAGATGATTAAATCTCGTAAAAAAGCCAATTTAGCTCTCCCTTCATTGGCATTGATTGCAATTGGTTTGTCATTTATAAGTCCTGAATGGAGTTCTTTGGTATATTTTGCACTTTTTTTCATAAATAGCCACAAATTTTTCAATTGATTATTATTGATAAAAATTTACATATCTAGATTTTTAATATATTTCATTATTTCAGTTATTTTCCAGATTGAATTTAAATACCTGATATGCTTGTAAAAACATAATAAATACCCTCACATTAAATAGTCAGAAAGTAAGTAATAGATCGAACATATGGTGACTTTATAGGTTGATGCATCGGTAAAAACCATTTTATATTAAAAAAGAACAAGTGAAGACAATTGAATGGTACAGGCAGAGTTATGGTACAGTTATTTCGAATTATTGAAGAATGCTTAAACATTAATGGGATAATCAATTAATAATTCTATAATAAATAATAATTAAAAAAATCTATCTATAAATTTAGATTTATAATCATAATTCAAATTATCATGTACAATAAATAAAAAAGAGACGATTTAATGGATGTAACACTATGATAGGTATAAGTGCTGATTTTGACCCAGTCCATAAGGGACATGTTAAACTCATTGATAAAGCTAGAGAACTTGCTGATAAGAAAAACGATGAAGTTGTTATTTATCTAAATAAGGGATACAGTGCAAATCATGCACCTTTTTTTGCAAATTATGAGTCAAGAAGTAAAATGGCGTTAGAAGCTGGTGCCGATAGAATTGTACCTATAGAAGGACTCCATCATAGATTAACACTGGCTTATACCGTCCCAATAAGAATAGCCATGATGATAGAAGACGGTGTTATTGATTATGTAGATGCAGCAGATGTTTCAACCGCCAGAATTAAGAAGTACGCGTCAAACTTTGCTAAAAAGGGAATTTTCAGCGGAATACCAAGAAATTTACCTAATAGAAATGTTATAAGATGGTTTGCTGTAAACGAATTTTTATACAATAAGTACAATCAGAAGCTCAAATTTCACATAATCCCCGAGTACAAAATCTCTGGAGATAAAATATCTGGAAGAATGATACGAAGAGAAATACTTGAAAATAATATGGAAATACCTGAAAGTATTGGAAAACTGCTTCCAGATTCAACTCTCCAGATACTTGAAGAAGAAATAAAAAAAGGAAATGTTCCTGGTGAAAGGAACCTTAAAGATCTTTCTAAACGCTTGAATACTTATTCTAGAGCTAATCTGAATAATATAGCACATATGAATGCTGATGCTGTGAATGCTATTGTTGCAGGCCGCAGTTATAAACGTGAAGACCAAATATGGGCTTCATTCAGAATGGCAGGTTATGGGCCTGTGCTTACCCGGCTAGCTGTTAGTGCTGCTGAAGAAGATGTAACCCGTAGAGAAGTGTTTAATTTGATTAAAAAGTATGAAAATAATGGAATAATTCCACAAGACATGAGTGTAGAACAAGTAATTGAAAGAGCTTGGTATGTATCTTCTAAATCAAGTGAAGGTAATTCTTCATCTGATGCTCATAAAATGTTCAGAAATGGAGATAGGGGTTCTGATAAAGCTTTATACTCCTTTGATGCCGGGATGCATCTTCGAAGTTTTGAAGTAGAATCTCTGAAAAGTGGATTAGAAACCCTGTTTTATGTTGATAAAAATGAGAGGCTTTGTTGTGAAATGCGTACTGAAGATCGTAAAATAAAAAGTCCACTTAAATTACCTGCACAACAAGTAACTTACCTCCGTCTTTTAATTGATTCCCATTTCATACCGCTAAGGGGAGAAATTATTGAAAAAGAAGAAGGGTGGAGAGTAAGGATATTCGTTGGAGATGAGGTTTAATTAATGATAATATAACCAAAAATTAATCAACTCTGTAGGAATAAAAGAGATATGGTAAGGTTTACACCATAAAATTCTTTATTTATTCTCCAGAAGAGATTCTACTTTTAGAGGTATCCTGTTTATAATAACTTCTTTTAAGACCTTTAATATATCTAGATGCCCAAATGTATGCTATTCCACATCCGAAAGCCCCTCCTATTACTATTCCCCACCATATTCCATGTTCGCCTAAACCCAAAGTAAATGCCATTAAATAGGCAAATACTGAAATGAATAAAACTTCTCTGATTACAGTAAGAATTAATGAGGTTAATCCTTTTCCCATTCCCTGGAATACCGAACTTGCAGAAATTCCAAGAGGAACTACAATTAAGAAAAGGCACATAACCTGTAGAAATGATGCTATTGATGGTGCCATGAATGCGCTTTCAGGTGAATATGCAAATATACTAGCTATACTTGAAGCGAATACATAGATTATCAGACCGGTTATTGATGCAATTCCAATTGCCAATTTAGATGAGTAGTTAAGAGCAATGGAAATATTACCATACTTTCGTGACCCATATGCTGCACCTGCAATTGTGATTGCAGCAGTTCCTATTCCAATAGCAGGTATCATGGCTATCATTACAACCCTCCAACCTGCAGTATAAACTGCTACAGCATCTGTTCCTCCGGTCATAACCAGCATTATATTAACAACAATTCCTAATATGGACATTACAAAGAATTCAGCACTTGCAGGTAATCCAACACCCAGAATATCTTTTATAACATTCCAGCTTGCATGGAAATCTTTTCTGGACAACGATACATATGTATCCCGTTTT
This sequence is a window from Methanobacterium sp. SMA-27. Protein-coding genes within it:
- a CDS encoding Hsp20/alpha crystallin family protein codes for the protein MVDKDEMKEKMGDIKSSVSDKKDDVNDSINEMKENAQDKSDEMKEKMGDIKSSVSDKKDDVADSVNEMKENAQDKSDEMQEEVGKKRTQAEKLLNDIMNAIKVKQVEVGKTLSDYTTALQKPPADIMETNDSIILKIDLPAVKKENIEIGIAGESIDIMAKFEEESEDEDIDYIQKERSYGETKRTIKLPSEIKVKEASAKFQDSVLTIKLPKIEKEIHKIDIN
- a CDS encoding DUF5518 domain-containing protein — translated: MGVGSVIGLPVAIFGFLLAGIIVGYISYGDIIDGVINGALMGVAGAIILWILSLFKGQIAAFSSQLSTYVPLNSAPELILVIVAGAIGGLIGSLILLLNRRNRRNYGDTRDGDRRDERRDDDRRDDRDRRD
- a CDS encoding B12-binding domain-containing radical SAM protein, which produces MNKKIDILLINPYDENALKNSLGFITPPTNLMYLASSLEKESYSVKIVDDDLLQMGYEKVSELAEKLNPQIVGVTATTSTIKSALKYVELVKNILPNSLTVIGGPHTTFMPYETLKNSENLDVVVIGEGEETMVDLANHSTETIQDLDDIKGIVYRDLKNGNFKTTQKRPLIKDLDALPFPARHLVPFDSYGASKEQTGGIITSRGCVYNCNYCSSSLIMGKKFRSRSPDNVVDEIEELINQYQIRDIRFMDDTFMLNKRRANDIANEIKARDLDLSFVASSRVDSVDQNLLQNLKSAGLKTIYYGVESGSQRILDLMKKGITLKQAEDAVKSAKNVDLEVLTSFILGYPGETEEDMNKTIDFSTKLDSDYSQYSILTPFPGTPIYNELKEKNLIDNDDWDEYTVLKPVLKYDEMGLNKKMVERKLAMAYLKFYARPRYLMNHRHMFKVMFKTVMRSFILPKLMGGTGKGWYQNLNNNTSSK
- a CDS encoding DUF5518 domain-containing protein — encoded protein: MVYVRWNTVIIGVVIAIILGFVLGLISASGAFIGFLIATIYVGYMVGGDYVNGAIHGALVGIVAAIVLFILALIGFGVGAGLTDIIILAIIGAIGGVIGVLIGGRGRGRF
- a CDS encoding radical SAM protein; the encoded protein is MNEVRVKSLLNKHKKRDHWFLGDYTLNPYAGCSMGCIYCYTRGSKYGGDHGTIVSAKSNAVPILKKQLKNCIRKNERGFIVLGSSADPYPTLETELKLTSEILGLIKRYRFPLHILTKSTLVLRDIEIFHGIKDVAILPTGLENKLDSGIILSFSFSTLNEKIAKILEPGAPSPIKRLKIMKKFSEAGFKTGIINMPQQ
- a CDS encoding archaeosine biosynthesis radical SAM protein RaSEA — protein: MEIQNLMQEIRENALDKMEKRSPKDLAACWSGEDILYSGKGNAIFIVLPTQGCAWAVSGSGGCTMCSYVADSPLENVDADELIDIFKNSIGRQEIKEKAVVKIFVSGSFLNPDEVPIKARNEILKFLKNEEYVEEVVVESRPEFITAEVLKECCESLGNKIFEIGIGLETSSEYTREEKINKGFSKEDFERAVKTIRTTTLDCNVKAKAYLFVKPILTSEKIAIEEAVKSAEYAESVGVSRISFCPATIHKDTLMELLWKGGSYQPPWIWSIMEIIKRVRKSLNIPIIMDTAGFGSRRGPYNCKKCNSRLKSMIIESNLNQSIPEDFECECKDKWRTEIEFCDITRSTTNLVRKK
- a CDS encoding threonine/serine exporter ThrE family protein, which codes for MENNDLKVNVTSSNGLMEFLTELGKALTASGISVVDITSILEKIAQAYDAKAEILVFPTMLLLKIGEQESAPLNAAIQKPGLLPLNQVSEIYDLIYLAEAGKISPIEGKKCLRKILSEKHKFGPLGILFGYILFSMGIGMLLQPTPEQLIVSGVLGAIVGILLIFSRGRTRFLLILPVVAALIVTSLSILGVKYGLVTGSVAMLLPALAYFLPGATLTTGMFELAYGEIISGASRVIYGTAILFLILFGVLVGIQITGISQQNFLVTNPLNALGWWAPYLGVFIFAMGMYLFMSIKNKDLPWVILILYIAFFGQQAGNHFVGGVFGAFSGSLLMTISGTIIERLDHKTPSIVSIMPAFWILVPGALGFMSLATLVSQNYFTAITDGIMVAMTIVAISLGLLIGAVITEPLKEMEII
- a CDS encoding adenylyltransferase/cytidyltransferase family protein; protein product: MIGISADFDPVHKGHVKLIDKARELADKKNDEVVIYLNKGYSANHAPFFANYESRSKMALEAGADRIVPIEGLHHRLTLAYTVPIRIAMMIEDGVIDYVDAADVSTARIKKYASNFAKKGIFSGIPRNLPNRNVIRWFAVNEFLYNKYNQKLKFHIIPEYKISGDKISGRMIRREILENNMEIPESIGKLLPDSTLQILEEEIKKGNVPGERNLKDLSKRLNTYSRANLNNIAHMNADAVNAIVAGRSYKREDQIWASFRMAGYGPVLTRLAVSAAEEDVTRREVFNLIKKYENNGIIPQDMSVEQVIERAWYVSSKSSEGNSSSDAHKMFRNGDRGSDKALYSFDAGMHLRSFEVESLKSGLETLFYVDKNERLCCEMRTEDRKIKSPLKLPAQQVTYLRLLIDSHFIPLRGEIIEKEEGWRVRIFVGDEV
- a CDS encoding MATE family efflux transporter yields the protein MNNSNNEISIGSVDKRVSMITGDPKKAIRALSIPMIISMLLMMAYNLADSIWVAGLGPNSLAALGFITPLFMMVIGLGNGLGAGANSLISRCIGANNKKGSDNAAIHSLILTLILSAMLTVFILIFLKDILLAMGAGASLNLAIQYGQIVFGGLIFLIFSSVASGILRAEGDVKRPMYAMAATAILNIILDPIFIYYFGLGVSGAAIATVISATISSALILYWLLLKRDTYVSLSRKDFHASWNVIKDILGVGLPASAEFFVMSILGIVVNIMLVMTGGTDAVAVYTAGWRVVMIAMIPAIGIGTAAITIAGAAYGSRKYGNISIALNYSSKLAIGIASITGLIIYVFASSIASIFAYSPESAFMAPSIASFLQVMCLFLIVVPLGISASSVFQGMGKGLTSLILTVIREVLFISVFAYLMAFTLGLGEHGIWWGIVIGGAFGCGIAYIWASRYIKGLKRSYYKQDTSKSRISSGE